GGTCGGCCAGGGTGGCCAGCACCGAGTTCAGGTTCGTCACCACCCGGCCGATCACCGCGTCCCGGTCGGCCAGGGTGTTGGTCAGCGAGGCGGTGTGCGCCAGCAGGCTGGAGACCGTACCGCCCTCGCCCTGGAGGACCTGGATGATCTCGTACGCCAGCTTGTTGACGTCGTCCGGAGTCAGCGCGGTGAACAGTGGCCGGAATCCGTTGAAGAGGGTGGTCAGGTCGAGCGCCGGGGTGGTCTGGGTGAGCGGGATCAGCCCGTCCGGGCGCAGTGGCGGGCCGGCGCCGGCTCCCTCGGCGAGCGCGACGTAGCGCTGGCCGATCAGGTTGCGGTACCGGATCTTCGCGAGGACGGTCGAGGTCAACGGCACCTCCTCGGTGATCGTCAGCGATACCTCGGCGACGCTGTTGTCGACGACTCGGATCTTGTCGACCCGGCCCACCCGTACTCCGGCGATCCGGACGTCGTCGCCGGGAAGCAGGCCGGTGACGTCGGTGAACCTGGCCCGGTAGTCGGTGCCGCCGAACGAGACCGAGCCGAGGGCCTGGCCGAGCAGCGCGGTGAGCAGCAGCGTCACCACGGCGAAGGCGACGAGCTTGACCAACGACGCGACCGGAACCCGGGTAAGACTCTTCATGGTCATGCCGTCTCCTCGCTTCGCTCGTCGGCGTCATGACCCGATTGGCTGAGCTGGCTGATGCCCTCGCTCCGCTCGGTCAAGGGAGGTTCACCACCGCTCCGCGTAGCAGCGGGCCCCAGAGCAGCACCGCGATGTCGGGGACCTCCACCGGCAGGGTGTTGGTGGCGGCGCCGATGATCGGTTTGATCAGGTCCTGTTCCTCGGCCGTGCCGGCGTACCCCATCGCGGGCGCGGAGCCGGTGGCGGGGCCCGACCCGGCTGCCGGTGGGATTCCGACCGGCAGCTTCACCGGACCGGGCCGGGAGCCGCCGTGGTCGTAGCCGTCATTGACCTGGACCTCCGGGGCCGGCGGCGACGGGTTGGGCAGTTCCCGGCACTGCGGACCGGTCCGCGCGCCGTACACCGGGTCGTCCCGGCCGGGCTGGTACGCCCCGTTGTCCCGGGTGACCTCCAGGGTGATGTGCATCCTGCCGTTCCGGAACACCTCCTCGACCCGGGGTTGCAGCGCCACCAGCCCACGCATCAGGCACGGATACTCCGGGGCGTAGGTGGCCAGCAGTTCCAGCACCGGCCGGGTCACCTCGCCGAACCGGATGAGCTGGTCGTCGTGCCGGTCGAGGAAGATCCGGGTCACGTCGGCGGCGTCGGTGGTGTCGGCGAGGAACGCGGCGAGCTGGGTGCGCTGGTCGGCGATGGTGGTCGCCGTGGGCACGACGTCCCGCAGGATGTCCAGCAGGTCCGGCAGTGCCGC
The nucleotide sequence above comes from Plantactinospora soyae. Encoded proteins:
- a CDS encoding MCE family protein, producing MSMEHRGSVAGRRVLGVVFVVVLAAALSLAVLQYRKVFTPVAWVTLYTGATGMQLSPGADVKLRGVPVGEVREIDSDGDQARLRLALDPALIGRIPADVSARLLPKTLFGERYVALLAPPDSTAGPIRAGAVISQDRSRNGVELERVLDAALPLLQSIRPDKLASTLAALATALDGRGEQLGKNLEALDGYLRELNRELPTITEDVRRLAAVLDAYDAALPDLLDILRDVVPTATTIADQRTQLAAFLADTTDAADVTRIFLDRHDDQLIRFGEVTRPVLELLATYAPEYPCLMRGLVALQPRVEEVFRNGRMHITLEVTRDNGAYQPGRDDPVYGARTGPQCRELPNPSPPAPEVQVNDGYDHGGSRPGPVKLPVGIPPAAGSGPATGSAPAMGYAGTAEEQDLIKPIIGAATNTLPVEVPDIAVLLWGPLLRGAVVNLP
- a CDS encoding MCE family protein, with product MTMKSLTRVPVASLVKLVAFAVVTLLLTALLGQALGSVSFGGTDYRARFTDVTGLLPGDDVRIAGVRVGRVDKIRVVDNSVAEVSLTITEEVPLTSTVLAKIRYRNLIGQRYVALAEGAGAGPPLRPDGLIPLTQTTPALDLTTLFNGFRPLFTALTPDDVNKLAYEIIQVLQGEGGTVSSLLAHTASLTNTLADRDAVIGRVVTNLNSVLATLADRDDELDQTIRSLQQFVSGLAGDREAIGEALVNLGKLTGTTAGLLADARPAIAADVTALGELAGTLNRNSAVLDGTLGRLPGRYEALTRTASHGSWLNFFVCDFDGRVALAGQGGINPATFSSTAARCAGPAGAR